Proteins encoded within one genomic window of Canis lupus familiaris isolate Mischka breed German Shepherd chromosome 12, alternate assembly UU_Cfam_GSD_1.0, whole genome shotgun sequence:
- the BEND6 gene encoding BEN domain-containing protein 6 isoform X3, which yields MLQVLPQAVTQFEELVGMAEALLKGGGTMSTSASTLWRATNNSSPDSFASTCSNSNSNSSSPISLKAEEEHHTDEKQFKIEKWQISRCNKSKPQKFINDLMQVLYTNEYMATHSLTGAKSSTSRDKAVKPAMNQNEVQEIIGVTKQLFPNTDDVSIRRMIGQKLNNCTKKPNLSKNLNSQDIK from the exons TGTTACCACAGGCGGTCACGCAGTTTGAAGAATTAGTTGGAATGGCAGAGGCCCTGCTTAAGGGTGGAGGAACCATGTCCACATCTGCATCCACCCTCTGGAGGGCAACAAACAACTCCTCACCAGACTCATTTGCCTCAACGTGCAGTAATTCTAACTCTAATTCCAGTTCACCTATTTCCTTGAAAGCTGAAGAAGAGCATCATACTGATGAAAAACAG tTCAAGATTGAAAAATGGCAGATTTCCCGTTGTAACAAGAGCAAGCCTCAGAAGTTTATTAATGATTTAATGCAAGTACTTTACACAAATGAATACATGGCCACACACAGCCTGACAGGAGCAAAGTCCTCTACTTCGAGGGACAAAGCCGTAAAACCAGCTATGAATCAGAATGAAGTTCAAGAAATTATAG GAGTCACAAAACAGTTATTTCCCAACACAGATGATGTTTCAATTAGGAGAATGATAGGGCAAAAGCTAAACAACTGTACCAAGAAGCCAAATTTAAGCAAAAATCTGAACTCTCAGGATATTAAGTAG